One window of Staphylococcus chromogenes genomic DNA carries:
- a CDS encoding MFS transporter: MTVMRTITFMLSIFIVGMVELVVAGILSLMSTDLQISEAWIGQLVTIYAFTFAITGPILVKLTERFSPKPVLLITIIAFILGNFMIAIAPNFTMIVIGRIISSAAAALIVVKILAITVILAKPQHRGRMLGLVYTGFSGANVFGVPIGTLIGDWIGWRYTFGMIIFVAIIAGILLSIYLPKQLQTNYETTQDYRMKIRHKSEVIKLLSITFIFLTANSVAYIYINPLILSGHHTIQFVSLALLIIGVAGVFGTSIGGFFTDILSFKKWLLISGTLFTIMMLILNQLWTYSILLLIALFVWHLIQWSTNPAVQSGLIEQVEGDNSQIMSWNMSALNAGIGFGALLGGLIVAHMNLYATIYVAMGIGILGLLVIFSLKKPQPKNH, translated from the coding sequence ATGACCGTCATGCGTACAATTACATTTATGCTAAGTATTTTTATTGTAGGAATGGTAGAGCTTGTCGTTGCAGGAATACTCAGCTTAATGAGTACAGACCTTCAAATTTCTGAAGCATGGATAGGTCAACTTGTTACGATTTATGCTTTTACTTTCGCAATCACAGGGCCCATACTCGTAAAATTAACAGAACGTTTTTCACCTAAACCTGTTCTACTAATCACAATCATTGCTTTTATCTTAGGGAACTTCATGATTGCAATTGCTCCCAATTTTACAATGATTGTTATCGGTAGAATCATTTCTTCAGCTGCTGCTGCCTTAATTGTCGTAAAAATTTTAGCCATCACCGTGATTCTTGCTAAACCCCAGCATCGTGGTCGGATGCTAGGATTAGTCTACACTGGCTTTAGCGGCGCGAATGTGTTTGGTGTCCCTATAGGAACATTAATCGGTGACTGGATTGGTTGGCGCTATACATTTGGTATGATTATTTTCGTTGCCATTATCGCAGGTATTTTGTTAAGTATTTATTTGCCAAAGCAATTACAAACAAACTATGAAACCACTCAAGATTACCGCATGAAAATTCGTCATAAATCTGAAGTCATAAAATTATTATCCATTACCTTTATCTTTTTAACTGCTAATTCAGTGGCTTATATTTATATTAATCCTCTGATTCTTTCAGGCCATCATACTATCCAGTTTGTTTCACTTGCCCTTCTCATCATTGGTGTAGCAGGTGTCTTCGGAACATCAATAGGCGGCTTTTTTACAGACATCTTATCTTTTAAAAAATGGTTACTGATTAGTGGAACCCTCTTTACTATTATGATGCTTATTTTAAATCAACTTTGGACCTACAGTATTTTATTACTTATCGCCTTATTTGTATGGCATTTGATTCAATGGAGTACTAACCCCGCTGTACAAAGTGGTTTAATTGAACAAGTCGAAGGTGATAACAGTCAAATCATGAGTTGGAATATGTCCGCACTTAATGCCGGCATAGGATTTGGCGCATTACTTGGTGGCCTCATTGTCGCCCATATGAATCTCTATGCCACGATTTATGTGGCTATGGGTATTGGGATATTAGGTTTACTCGTAATCTTCTCTCTAAAAAAACCGCAACCTAAAAACCATTGA